Proteins encoded within one genomic window of Camelina sativa cultivar DH55 chromosome 19, Cs, whole genome shotgun sequence:
- the LOC104764589 gene encoding importin-11-like, with amino-acid sequence MALSASDLPAMYTLLANSMSGDENVRRPAEAALSQSESRPGFCSCLMEVIASKDLVSHVDIRLMASVYFKNSINRHWKSRRNSWSMSNEEKSHLRQKLLSHLREENYQIAEMLAVLISKIARFDYPREWPDLFSVLAQQLHSADVLASHRIFLILFRTLKELSTKRLTADQRTFAEISSQFFDFSWHLWQTDVQTIIHGFSTMAQSYGSSNAEQHHDELFLTCERWFLCLKIVRQLIISGFQSDAKCIQEIPPVKEVSPALLKAVQSFLPYYSSFRNRDPKFWEFVKKACVKLMKVLGAIQSRHPYSFGDKCSLPVVVDFCLNKITDPEQELLPFEEFFIQCMVMVKSVLECKEYKPSLTGRVMNENGVTFEQRKKNASSTVSGIVTSLLPNERIVLLCNILVRRYFVLTASDLEEWYQNPESFHHEQDMIQWTEKLRPCAEALYMVLFENYSQLLGPIVVSILQEAMNNCPPSVTEITPALLLKDAAYAATAYVYYELSNYLNFRDWFNGALSLELSNDHPNRRIIHRKVAMILGHWVSEIKEDTKRAVYCSLIKLLQDNDLAVKLAASRSLCLHVEDANFSEQNFLDLLPVCWESCFKMVEEVQEFDSKVQVLNLISTLIGHVSEVIPYAQKLVQFFQKVWEESSGESLLQIQLLVALRNFVIALGYQSPICYSILLPILQKGIDINSPDALNLLEDSMALWETTLSYAPMMVPQLLLCFPYMVEIIERSFDHLQVAVSIMESYIILDGGEFLNMHASSVAKILDLIVGNVNDKGLLSILPVIDILVQCFPVEVPPLISSCLQKLVIICLSGGDDRDPSKTAVKVSSAAILARILVMNTTYLAQLTSDSSLSVLLQQAGVPVEDNVLLCLIDIWLDKVDHASPMQKKTFGLALSIILTLRMPQVLDKLDQILSTCTSVILGENKDLAEESSGDISSSRSQGEETPPSKELRKSQIKVSDPIYQISLENSTRENLQTCSTLHGDAFNSAISRMHPSALAQVKQALKLP; translated from the exons ATGGCGTTGTCAGCTTCCGATTTACCGGCTATGTACACGCTACTTGCTAATTCAATGAGTGGCGACGAGAATGTTCGGCGGCCGGCGGAGGCTGCTCTATCTCAGTCGGAGAGTAGACCTGGATTCTGTTCTTGCCTCATG GAAGTGATTGCATCCAAGGATTTGGTTTCACATGTGGACATTCGATTGATGGCCTCTGTATATTTCAAGAACAGTATCAACCGTCATTGGAAGAGCAGACGAAATTCATG GAGTATGAGCAACGAGGAAAAGAGTCATCTGAGGCAGAAGTTATTGTCTCACTTGAGAGAAGAGAACTACCAG ATTGCGGAAATGCTAGCAGTTCTCATATCGAAGATAGCCCGCTTTGATTATCCTAGGGAATG GCCTGACCTGTTTTCGGTACTAGCTCAACAGCTTCACTCAGCTGACGTTCTTGCTTCTCACAGAATCTTTCTGATTCTTTTTCGAACCTTAAAGGAATTGTCCACTAAACGTCTCACTGCAGATCAGAGAACCTTTGCTGAG ATCTCGTCGCAATTCTTCGACTTTAGTTGGCACCTTTGGCAAACTGATGTCCAAACAATTATACATGGCTTTTCAACAATGGCTCAGAGCTATGGTTCAAGTAATGCTGAGCAGCATCACGATGAGCTTTTTCTGACTTGCGAGAGGtggtttttatgtttgaaaATAGTGCGGCAACTCATAATTTCAGGATTTCAAAGCGATGCCAAATGTATACAG GAGATACCACCAGTGAAAGAAGTCTCTCCTGCGCTTTTGAAGGCGGTTCAATCCTTTCTTCCATATT ATTCATCTTTTCGGAATCGAGATCCTAAATTCTGGGAGTTTGTAAAGAAGGCATGTGTTAAGCTGATGAAAGTGTTAGGCGCTATTCAAAGTAGACATCCTTATTCGTTTGGAGATAAATGTTCTCTTCCAGTCGTAGTGGATTTCTGCTTAAACAAGATAACAGACCCTGAACAAGAATTGTTGCCGTTTGAAGAATTTTTTATTCAGTGTATGGTGATGGTGAAATCTGTGCTTGAATGTAAAGAATACAAGCCAAGTCTAACTGGTCGTGTGATGAATGAAAATGGAGTTACATTtgagcagaggaagaagaatgcTTCAAGCACAGTTAGTGGCATTGTGACTTCACTTTTACCCAATGAAAGGATAGTTCTTTTGTGCAACATACTAGTGAGAAG GTATTTTGTTCTAACAGCAAGTGACCTAGAGGAGTGGTACCAGAACCCCGAGTCCTTTCATCATGAGCAGGACATGATTCAGTGGACAGAGAAATTGAGGCCTTGTGCTGAAGCTctatatatggttttgtttgAGAACTACAGCCAA CTGCTAGGACCTATTGTTGTGTCCATCCTTCAAGAAGCAATGAATAATTGTCCCCCTTCAGTTACTGAAATAACTCCTGCACTGCTTCTTAAAGATGCGGCATATGCTGCTACTGCATATGTCTACTATGAGCTCTCGAATTATCTTAATTTCAGAGATTG GTTTAATGGTGCTCTATCCCTTGAGCTCTCAAATGACCATCCAAATAGGCGTATCATCCACCGAAAAGTTGCTATGATATTGGGACATTGGGTTTCAGAG ATTAAAGAAGACACAAAAAGAGCAGTTTATTGTTCGTTGATCAAATTGTTGCAAGACAATGACCTCGCTGTCaag CTGGCAGCTAGTAGGTCATTATGCTTACATGTCGAGGATGCGAATTTTTCGGAGCAaaattttcttgatcttcttccaGTCTGTTGGGAATCATGTTTTAAAATGGTTGAGGAAGTTCAAGAATTTGATTCGAAG gTTCAAGTTCTGAACTTGATTTCTACTCTGATTGGCCATGTTAGTGAAGTCATTCCGTACGCACAAAAGTTGGTGCAATTCTTCCAGAAG GTTTGGGAGGAATCTTCTGGTGAAAGCCTTCTACAGATTCAGCTTCTTGTCGCACTGCGGAATTTTGTGATTGCACTTGGTTATCAGTCTCCCATTTGCTATAGTATACTGCTCCCAATACTCCAAAAGGGCATTGACATAAATAGCCCTGATGCACTCAACCTTCTGGAGGATAGCATGGCA TTATGGGAAACCACACTTTCCTATGCTCCGATGATGGTACCCCAGCTATTATTATGCTTCCCCTATATG GTGGAGATCATTGAAAGAAGTTTTGATCATTTACAG GTTGCTGTCAGTATCATGGAATCGTATATCATTTTGGATGGAGGagaatttctaaatatgcatgcTTCAAGTGTCGCAAAAATTCTTGATCTTATTGTTGGAAATGTAAATGATAAGGGGTTACTCTCGATTCTTCCAGTGATTGACATCTTAGTTCAG TGTTTTCCTGTGGAAGTGCCCCCTCTCATCAGCAGCTGTTTGCAG AAATTggtgattatttgcttgagtgGAGGAGATGATCGCGATCCATCCAAGACTGCAGTTAAAGTGTCTTCAGCGGCTATCCTGGCAAGGATTCTGGTGATGAACACCACTTACCTGGCCCAGTTAACATCTGATTCATCTCTTTCAGTGTTACTCCAACAGGCCGGTGTCCCAGTCGAAGACAATGTACTCCTTTGCCTCATCGACATTTGGCTCGACAAG GTTGACCATGCGTCTCCCATGCAAAAGAAGACATTCGGCTTGGCTCTCTCCATAATACTTACTCTTAGAATGCCTCAAGTTCTTGATAAGCTTGATCAAATACTAAG TACATGCACCAGTGTGATCCTTGGTGAAAACAAAGATTTAGCAGAAGAATCAAG CGGTGACATTAGTTCAAGCAGGTCTCAAGGAGAAGAAACCCCACCAAGCAAAGAGTTACGGAAAAGTCAG ATCAAAGTTTCCGACCCAATCTACCAGATATCACTAGAGAACTCAACCCGTGAGAACCTTCAGACATGTTCTACACTTCATGGAGATGCCTTTAATTCTGCCATAAGTAGGATGCACCCATCGGCGCTTGCACAAGTGAAGCAAGCTTTAAAGCTGCCGTGA
- the LOC104764590 gene encoding dnaJ protein ERDJ3A, with amino-acid sequence MVRTRLAISIVLVVSTLLLLNAEAKSADPYKVLGVSRDAKQREIQKAFHKLSLKYHPDKNKNKGAQEKFAEINNAYEILSDEKKRKNYDLYGDEKGQPGFDSGFPGGNGGYSYSSSGGGFNFGGPGGGGWQNMGGGGGSKSFSFSFGGPSENSFGFGMDDIFNMFSGGSSKGKDQFGGFGSSSSKSESRSKSGTAATIRTINSQVYKKEILDQGMTWLVLSYLPSQRGTQYHESTIEEVAESFQGAIKVGRINCETESSLCKQLGIVPRRAPRLFVYSYTSSGKATLAEYTEELVSKKVKSFCQEHLPRFSKRIDLNTFDVSAVGSQKIPTVMLLSTKKDTPVIWRVLSGLYNGRFVFYNTEVHDTSDPKIRKLGVDAFPAIVGWLSNGEKQVLKTGITVKNLKSAVQEIGKLLEGFEKKNKKVSFKSQSSQTESESLERVPLLLRSNFDSICGENIPVCIIGAFRSSHGKEKLQSILSQVSQKSLSRRQASTTGSQDTVSYSLVDAAKQSSFLSSLDKSEFKTSDKLLIAYKPRRGKFATFKGDMTMEEVEKFVAAVLNGDIQFTKTRQKPQIK; translated from the exons ATGGTGAGAACAAGATTGGCGATATCTATTGTTCTTGTTGTGTCAACACTTTTGTTGTTGAATGCGGAAGCGAAAAGCGCTGATCCTTATaag gttcttggagtatcTCGGGATGCAAAGCAGCGTGAGATCCAGAAAGCTTTCCACAA GCTATCTTTGAAATATCACccagacaaaaacaaaaataagggTGCTCAGGAGAAGTTTGCTGAGATTAACAATG CTTACGAAATCTTATCTgatgaaaagaagaggaaaaactATGATCTTTATGGAGATGAGAAAGGACAGCCTGGATTCGACTCAGGTTTTCCCGGAGGTAATGGTGGGTATTCATACTCCTCAAGTGGTGGGGGTTTCAATTTTGGAGGGCCAGGTGGTGGTGGATGGCAAAATATGGGTGGTGGGGGAGGCTCCAAATCGTTTTCTTTCTCGTTTGGGGGTCCTAGTGAAAACTCCTTTGGTTTTGGGATGGATGATATCTTTAACATGTTTTCTGGTGGTAGTTCTAAAGGAAAGGATCAGTTTGGTGGCTTTGGTAGCTCATCATCCAAGTCTGAATCTAGATCAAAGAGTGGTACGGCAGCAACTATCAGAACAATAAATTCTCAGGTCTATAAGAAGGAAATTTTGGACCAAGGGATGACTTGGCTTGTGCTTTCGTATCTTCCATCTCAAAGGGGAACTCAGTACCATGAATCGACCATTGAGGAAGTTGCTGAGTCATTCCAAGGAGCTATAAAG GTTGGGCGTATAAATTGTGAAACAGAGTCCTCTCTTTGCAAACAACTTGGCATAGTTCCTCGTAGGGCTCCAAGgttgtttgtttattcataCACATCTAGTGGCAAAGCTACTTTAGCAGAATATACTGAAGAGCTTGTTTCAAAGAAGGTGAAGAGCTTTTGCCAAGAACATCTGCCGAGATTCTCAAAAAGGATTGACCTGAATACCTTCGATGTCTCTGCTGTTGGCTCACAAAAGATTCCTACAGTTATGCTTCTGTCAACAAAGAAAGACACTCCAGTGATTTGGCGTGTTCTTAGTGGCTTGTACAATGGACGTTTTGTCTTTTACAACACAGAG GTCCATGATACTTCTGATCCAAAGATTCGTAAGTTGGGGGTTGACGCGTTTCCAGCAATAGTTGGCTGGTTATCGAATGGAGAGAAGCAAGTCCTGAAAACAGGTATCACTGTGAAAAATCTGAAATCAGCTGTGCAGGAAATTGGTAAATTGCTAGAAGGATTtgagaaaaagaacaagaaagtcTCTTTTAAAAGTCAGTCCAGCCAAACAGAGAGCGAGTCTTTAGAAAGGGTACCTCTTCTCTTGAGATCAAATTTTGACTCCATTTGTGGGGAGAACATTCCTGTTTGTATCATCGGTGCCTTCAGATCTTCACATGGTAAAGAAAAGTTGCAGTCAATATTGTCCCAG GTATCCCAGAAATCACTGTCTCGACGACAAGCTTCAACCACTGGTTCTCAAGATACAGTATCCTATTCGCTTGTAGACGCAGCAAAACAATCGTCGTTCTTGAGCTCACTTGACAAATCAGAGTTCAAAACTTCCGATAAACTTCTAATAGCTTACAAGCCTCGGCGAGGTAAGTTTGCTACATTCAAAGGTGATATGACAATGGAGGAAGTTGAGAAATTCGTAGCAGCTGTTCTTAATGGAGACATACAGTTCACAAAGACCAGACAGAAACCTCAGATCAAATGA
- the LOC104764593 gene encoding protein yippee-like At3g08990 has protein sequence MGRLFVINLEGLVYSCKHCQTHFALTNDLISKSFHCKHGRAYLFDNVVNVTVGEKEHRVMMTGWHTVADIFCVSCGSLVGWKYEIAYEKSQKYKEGKFIIERFKVLGPDGGGYDVDEDEPMIGSDEE, from the exons ATGGGAAGATTATTTGTGATCAACCTCGAAGGACTGGTTTATAGCTGCAAGCATTGTCAGACACATTTCGCTCTTACTAATGATCTTATCTCTAAG TCATTTCACTGCAAGCATGGAAGGGCTTATCTTTTCGACAATGT TGTCAATGTGACTGTTGGAGAGAAGGAGCATCGCGTAATGATGACTGGTTGGCACACTGTTGCTGACATCTTCTGTGTTAGCTGTGGCTCTCTTGTCGGCTGGAAATAC GAAATTGCATACGAGAAGTCTCAGAAGTACAAGGAAGGAAAATTCATCATAGAAAG GTTTAAGGTGCTTGGACCCGATGGAGGTGGATACGACGTGGACGAGGACGAGCCTATGATTGGAAGCGacgaagaataa
- the LOC104764591 gene encoding mucin-5AC, with amino-acid sequence MLTHDRDEELSLFLEMRRREKEHRADSLLTGSDNVSSINETLKAAAAAALSGVSETASSQRYPLRRTAAENFLYSENEKSDYDWLLTPPGTPQFEKESHRSVMNQLDAPTSRPTALKSRLGNCREDIVSMNHNKPQTSSSSVAGLRRPSSSGSSRSASRPSTPTRRSITPTTSTTSPVTTKASTSRSSTPTSRATLTAARATTSMTAPRTTTSSAPRTTTTSTGSARSATPTRSNTNTRPSSAPSKKPVSRPATPTRRPSTPTGPSIVSSKAPSRGTSPSPTVNSSRPWKPPEMPGFSLEAPPNLRTTLSDRPVSASRGRPGVASAPGSRSGSIERGGGPTSGSVSHARRQSCSPSRGRAPIGNTNGSVTGVRGRAKANNGGSDSLSPVAMGNKMVERVVNMRKLGPPRLTESGGRGTGKSNSAFNSLGYGRNLSKSSIDMALRHMDIRRGMTGNLRPLVTKVPASSMYSVRSRPTSVSSSPMATSSTVSSSEPSVDNINILCLDGNEAENDDLLSERSYASPRDQFPKFTS; translated from the exons ATGTTGACCCACGACAGAGACGAGGAACTCTCTCTGTTCCTTGAGATGCGTCGTCGCGAGAAAGAACACAGAGCTGATTCTCTTTTAACAG GATCTGATAATGTTAGTAGTATCAATGAAACGTTGAAGGCTGCTGCGGCAGCGGCGCTCTCTGGTGTCTCAGAAACGGCGTCGTCTCAACGTTATCCTCTCCGGAGAACCGCCGCCGAGAACTTCTTGTATTCTGAGAATGAGAAGTCTGATTACGATTG GCTTCTAACTCCACCAGGCACGCCACAGTTCGAGAAAGAGTCGCATAGAAGTGTAATGAATCAGCTCGATGCTCCCACTTCTCGCCCCACGGCTCTTAAATCTCGG TTAGGGAACTGCCGTGAAGATATCGTGTCAATGAACCATAATAAGCCCCAAACGAGCTCTTCTTCTGTAGCTGGACTCAGGCGACCATCATCCTCTGGTAGCTCAAGGTCAGCGAGCAGACCTTCCACACCAACAAGAAGGTCTATAACTCCAACCACCTCTACAACTAGTCCTGTGACCACCAAAGCTTCAACCTCTAGATCCTCAACACCCACCTCACGTGCCACCTTAACTGCTGCACGTGCTACTACCTCCATGACGGCTCCACGAACCACTACCTCGTCGGCTCCACGAACCACTACCACGTCTACCGGTTCAGCGAGATCAGCTACTCCAACTCGGTCTAATACGAATACTCGGCCATCTTCTGCACCTTCTAAAAAACCAGTATCAAGGCCAGCCACACCAACCCGCAGGCCTTCAACCCCGACTGGTCCATCAATAGTTTCCAGTAAGGCTCCGTCCCGAGGGACTTCTCCTTCTCCTACTGTTAATTCGTCTAGGCCGTGGAAACCGCCGGAGATGCCTGGTTTCTCTTTAGAAGCCCCACCGAATCTGAGGACCACTTTATCAGACAGGCCGGTCTCAGCTTCAAGAGGCAGACCTGGAGTAGCCTCAGCACCAGGTTCAAGATCGGGTTCCATAGAACGCGGAGGTGGTCCCACCAGTGGCAGCGTCAGTCATGCAAGAAGGCAATCTTGCTCGCCGTCCAGAGGTCGGGCTCCTATAGGGAACACCAACGGGAGTGTTACAGGTGTGCGTGGGCGAGCTAAGGCAAACAATGGCGGAAGTGATAGCTTGAGCCCAGTGGCTATGGGTAATAAAATGGTTGAGAGAGTGGTGAACATGAGGAAACTAGGTCCACCACGGCTAACTGAGAGCGGCGGTCGAGGAACCGGGAAATCTAACTCCGCTTTTAACAGCCTTGGATATGGAAGAAACCTCTCCAAGAGCTCCATCGATATGGCCTTAAGACATATG GATATAAGACGAGGCATGACGGGAAATCTCCGACCGCTTGTGACGAAAGTTCCGGCATCATCAATGTACAGCGTGAGAAGTCGGCCGACTAGTGTCTCAAGCTCGCCGATGGCCACAAGCAGCACCGTGAGCTCATCTGAACCGAGTGTTGACAACATCAACATTCTATGCTTAGACGGGAACGAAGCTGAAAATGATGATCTTCTCAGTGAGAGAAGCTATGCTTCTCCGCGAGATCAGTTCCCCAAGTTCACATCTTGA
- the LOC104764594 gene encoding putative serine/threonine-protein kinase yields MRCNCFGLLDKCKGSDRLGLREAEEICTDNVRVFSYNSLRSATDGFHPTNRIGGGGYGVVFKGVLRDGTQVAVKSLSAESKQGTREFLTEINLISNIHHPNLVNLIGCCIEGNNRILVYEYLENNSLASALLGSRSKYVALDWSKRAAICVGTASGLAYLHEEVEPQVVHRDIKASNILLDGNFSPKIGDFGLAKLFPDNVTHVSTRVAGTVGYLAPEYALLGQLTKKADVYSFGILVLEVISGSSSSRAAFGEEYMILIEWVWKLRKEGRLLECVDPNLTKFPGDEVTRFIKVALFCTQATAQKRPNMKQVVEMLCRKELNLNEDALTEPGVYRGVNKGRNHRGIGLVGGSSQESSSTQRHKGKSSANPQGSTSTSNISFQSITEMAPR; encoded by the exons atgcgtTGTAATTGCTTTGGACTTCTTGATAAGTGCAAAGGAAGTGACCGTCTTGGACTCAGAGAAGctgaag AGATTTGCACCGACAATGTGAGGGTCTTTTCTTATAATTCGTTAAGATCAGCCACAGATGGTTTTCATCCAACCAACAGAATCGGAGGTGGTGGCTATGGAGTTGTCTTCAAG GGAGTTTTGAGAGATGGCACACAAGTAGCTGTGAAATCATTATCAGCAGAATCTAAACAAGGGACACGCGAGTTCTTGACCGAGATTAACTTGATTTCCAACATTCATCATCCTAACCTTGTTAACCTCATTGGCTGCTGCATTGAAGGGAACAATCGGATTCTTGTCTATGAGTATCTTGAGAACAACAGTCTTGCTAGTGCTTTGCTTG GTTCACGGAGTAAATATGTAGCTCTTGACTGGTCTAAACGAGCTGCGATTTGCGTTGGGACGGCTTCAGGTTTAGCTTACCTTCACGAGGAAGTCGAACCTCAGGTTGTTCACCGTGACATCAAGGCCAGTAATATCTTACTAGACGGAAACTTTTCTCCCAAGATTGGAGATTTTGGGTTGGCTAAGCTTTTTCCAGACAATGTCACTCATGTCAGTACCCGAGTCGCTGGAACAGT AGGGTACTTGGCCCCAGAATATGCACTTCTTGGTCAACTGACGAAAAAAGCAGACGTTTATAGCTTCGGGATACTTGTCCTGGAGGTCATAAGTGGTAGTAGTAGCAGCAGAGCCGCCTTTGGAGAGGAGTACATGATTCTCATTGAATGG GTGTGGAAGCTGAGAAAAGAAGGGAGGCTACTAGAGTGTGTTGATCCGAATCTAACCAAGTTCCCAGGAGACGAAGTGACCCGGTTCATCAAAGTGGCTCTTTTCTGCACTCAAGCCACGGCGCAGAAGAGACCAAACATGAAGCAAGTGGTGGAGATGCTTTGCAGGAAAGAGCTTAACCTCAACGAGGATGCCTTAACGGAGCCTGGTGTCTACAGAGGTGTCAACAAGGGACGCAACCACCGTGGCATCGGTCTTGTAGGCGGCAGTTCACAGGAGAGCTCGTCAACGCAACGTCACAAAGGGAAAAGCTCAGCCAATCCTCAAGGGTCGACGTCGACGTCTAATATTTCCTTTCAGAGCATCACAGAGATGGCTCCTAGATGA
- the LOC104764595 gene encoding lactosylceramide 4-alpha-galactosyltransferase-like encodes MDHEITKKITAMFDNRRLLNRFRSSLFTAFASTVIALIVFTIILVSNLSVRDYSTKMLTIEIKTVVPYLPLSSEKELSEETNHNYSIKQQVTVKEINNLQVLEVFGGKGVSEKFQQRATEFLRDDCEVNFMMTWISPAEMFGKREVLSVESVFKHHPRGCLTILSSTMDSPQGFRILKPFLDRGYRVMAVTPDLPFLLKDTAGESWLEEIQTGKRDPGKIPLAQNLSNLMRLAYLFKFGGVYLDTDMIVLKSFKTLRNVIGAQTLEPVSRNWTRLNNAVLVFDKNHPFLLKSIQEFALTFNGNVWGHNGPYLVSRVARAVEGTSGYNFTIMTPPAFYPVNWIEIEKLFKVPRTEKDSKRVQVKVLEMHKRSYGLHLWNKFSSKFEIEQGSAMDKLVSDHCIICDRVVSLS; translated from the coding sequence ATGGATCATGAAATAACCAAGAAAATCACGGCCATGTTTGATAACCGGCGGTTATTAAACCGCTTCAGATCATCACTATTCACAGCGTTTGCTTCCACAGTGATAGCTCTGATCGTTTTCACGATCATTCTCGTCTCTAATTTATCGGTGAGAGATTACTCGACGAAGATGTTGACAATAGAGATCAAGACAGTTGTTCCTTACTTACCTCTAAGCTCAGAGAAAGAGTTGAGTGAAGAGACCAACCACAACTATTCTATCAAGCAACAAGTCACAGTCAAAGAGATTAACAATCTTCAAGTTCTTGAAGTTTTTGGAGGCAAAGGCGTGTCGGAGAAGTTTCAACAGAGAGCAACAGAGTTTTTAAGAGATGATTGTGAGGTCAACTTCATGATGACATGGATCTCACCTGCGGAAATGTTCGGTAAGAGAGAGGTTTTATCTGTAGAGAGCGTCTTCAAACATCACCCTCGAGGTTGTTTGACCATTTTATCATCGACAATGGATTCTCCACAAGGTTTCAGAATCTTGAAACCGTTTCTTGATCGAGGTTACAGAGTTATGGCGGTCACGCCGGATTTGCCTTTTCTTCTGAAAGACACAGCCGGAGAATCGTGGCTTGAGGAGATTCAAACGGGTAAAAGAGATCCCGGAAAGATTCCTTTAGCTCAGAATCTGTCAAATCTTATGAGACTGGCGTATCTTTTCAAATTCGGAGGTGTTTATTTGGACACGGACATGATTGTTCTGAAGAGCTTTAAAACTCTTAGGAACGTGATCGGTGCACAGACCCTCGAACCGGTTTCTAGAAACTGGACAAGATTGAACAATGCGGTTTTGGTCTTCGACAAGAACCATCCTTTCTTGCTCAAATCCATTCAAGAGTTCGCGTTGACTTTCAACGGAAACGTTTGGGGTCATAACGGACCGTATCTGGTTTCTAGAGTGGCTCGAGCCGTGGAAGGAACAAGTGGTTATAACTTCACCATCATGACACCTCCTGCGTTTTATCCAGTGAACTGGATTGAGATTGAGAAGCTATTCAAAGttccaagaacagagaaagattCTAAGAGAGTCCAAGTCAAGGTTCTTGAGATGCACAAGAGAAGCTATGGATTGCATCTGTGGAATAAGTTTAGCAGCAAATTCGAAATTGAACAAGGAAGTGCCATGGATAAATTGGTTTCAGATCATTGTATAATCTGTGATCGTGTTGTCTCTTTATCCTAA
- the LOC104764596 gene encoding BTB/POZ domain-containing protein At3g09030-like produces MVSDGSERVKLNVGGEIFETNATTIQSTCPDSLLAALSTPTSHGSIPVFIDRDPEIFAVILNLLRTGRLQANSSGAFSKQELLDEALYYGVEALLRSAMLPPPLLGFDASLVSTIAPAADGVPSALTATAGDASLWIAHGGQISVYDWSLSHAGTVRTHLSDITSICRVWGEAAAVGSGSASGLHFYDLSGGRYVGSTHWTDPEDPRIHKARVAAVADSDGGVFASFECLHRENSVLQIDKSTLQVAAVIGQQSGSSAKTTVPEKLRWLPTNGVLVGSAVQRGAFGCSGYIRIWDPRTRNIVWETNEPGSGRSSRFGDALADMDVDVEDAIIFKVCSKSGDLGMVDIRRLGEDPWVYMSDENPGAWKAGDGGGYSAVHCYRKQVFAARGGALEVWSSVNEKTSGDPIRRRNFVDKEEDSKRGVISKIEAGGDRLFVSREFMEGVEVWETSSDSGITSVE; encoded by the coding sequence ATGGTTTCCGATGGCAGCGAGCGAGTGAAGCTCAACGTCGGCGGCGAGATCTTCGAAACCAACGCAACGACCATTCAATCAACTTGTCCAGACTCTCTTCTCGCTGCTCTCTCGACTCCAACATCCCATGGATCGATCCCTGTGTTCATCGATCGTGACCCTGAGATTTTCGCCGTCATCCTCAATCTCCTCCGTACTGGTCGACTCCAAGCAAATTCCTCCGGCGCTTTCTCCAAGCAAGAGCTACTCGATGAAGCTCTGTATTACGGCGTCGAAGCACTCCTCAGGTCGGCGATGTTACCGCCGCCGCTGCTAGGTTTCGATGCGTCTCTCGTCTCCACAATCGCACCTGCTGCTGACGGAGTTCCGTCTGCTTTAACCGCCACAGCTGGAGACGCCTCTCTGTGGATCGCTCACGGCGGTCAGATCTCCGTCTACGATTGGAGTCTTTCCCACGCTGGAACCGTCCGTACGCATCTCAGTGATATCACATCGATCTGCCGTGTGTGGGGCGAAGCGGCTGCAGTCGGATCTGGATCCGCTTCGGGGCTTCATTTCTACGATCTCTCCGGAGGTCGATACGTCGGATCTACGCACTGGACTGATCCGGAGGATCCGAGAATCCATAAGGCACGCGTCGCCGCCGTTGCTGATTCCGACGGTGGAGTGTTCGCATCCTTTGAGTGCCTGCACAGAGAGAACAGCGTTCTCCAGATCGACAAATCCACTCTCCAAGTCGCCGCCGTGATCGGCCAGCAATCCGGAAGCTCGGCTAAAACCACGGTGCCGGAGAAACTACGGTGGCTGCCAACGAACGGTGTTTTGGTAGGATCCGCCGTGCAACGCGGAGCGTTTGGATGCTCCGGCTACATCCGGATATGGGACCCGAGGACCAGGAACATAGTTTGGGAAACGAACGAGCCAGGTTCGGGACGAAGCAGTAGGTTCGGAGATGCCTTAGCTGACATGGACGTTGACGTTGAAGACGCGATCATCTTCAAGGTATGTTCTAAGTCAGGAGACCTCGGAATGGTAGACATCCGTAGATTAGGTGAAGATCCATGGGTTTATATGTCAGATGAGAATCCCGGTGCTTGGAAGGCCGGAGACGGAGGCGGTTACAGCGCTGTACATTGTTATAGAAAGCAAGTGTTTGCTGCTAGAGGTGGTGCATTAGAGGTATGGTCAAGTGTTAATGAGAAGACGAGTGGTGATCCAATTCGCAGAAGAAACTTTGTAGACAAGGAAGAAGATTCCAAGAGAGGGGTGATTTCGAAAATTGAAGCTGGAGGTGATCGGCTCTTTGTTTCTCGGGAGTTTATGGAAGGTGTTGAGGTCTGGGAAACTTCTAGTGACTCAGGGATAACATCCGTCGAGTAA